The DNA window GTCTTCCCTCCCCCACGTTTGAGCCGGAATCTCAGGCCGGCGGCTTGCCGGCGACCAGGTCAGCCAGCTCACCCCGCTCGGCCAGCTCGGTCAGGATGTCCGAGCCGCCGATGAACTGCCCGCGGATGAAGATCTGCGGAATGGTGGGCCAGTTCGTGTAGTCCTTGATGCCCTGGCGCACCTCGGGGTCGGCCAGCACGTCCACCGTGAAGACCTCACCGTGGGGCTGGAGCAGCGACAGCGCCCGCGCGGAGAAGCCGCACTGGGGGAACAGGGCATTGCCCTTCATGAAGAGGACGATGGGGTGCGACTGCGTAATCTGGTCGAACCGGGCCTTGAGCTCTGGGGTCATGGCAAAGGTCTCTTTCTCTAGCGATTCCCGAGCTTCTTCCACTGCTCGGGCGAGTACGTCTTGAGGGCGAGTGCGTGCAGCTCGCCGGTCTGCAACCACGTCTGAAGCGGCGCATACACGAGCTTGTGCTGCTGGACCATCATCTTGCCGGCGAAGTCGGGGCTGATGACACGCGCCTCGAAGTGGTCTCCCGTCCCCGTGGTATCCCGCACCTCCACCTCGGAGC is part of the Myxococcus landrumus genome and encodes:
- the grxD gene encoding Grx4 family monothiol glutaredoxin, yielding MTPELKARFDQITQSHPIVLFMKGNALFPQCGFSARALSLLQPHGEVFTVDVLADPEVRQGIKDYTNWPTIPQIFIRGQFIGGSDILTELAERGELADLVAGKPPA
- a CDS encoding BolA family protein encodes the protein MLDADFIRSRILEALPGSEVEVRDTTGTGDHFEARVISPDFAGKMMVQQHKLVYAPLQTWLQTGELHALALKTYSPEQWKKLGNR